The following are encoded together in the Streptomyces asoensis genome:
- a CDS encoding zinc-dependent alcohol dehydrogenase family protein, producing MRAVVFERYGEPAEVRELPDPRPAAHQVVVRVEATGLCRSDWHGWMGHDPDITLPHVPGHELAGVVESAGSRVTGWRAGDRVTVPFVCGCGSCPSCAAGDHQVCERQTQPGFTHWGSFAQYVALDHADVNLVALPDDLSYATAAALGCRFATAFRAVVRQGRVAAGEWVAVHGCGGVGLSAVMIAAASGARVVAVDVSPAALDLARRFGAAACVDAREAPDTAAAVRELTGGGAHLSLDALGSPATCAASVNGLRRRGRHVQVGLLPSADGTTPVPLGRAIALELEILGSHGMAAHAYPQMLELVRTGMLRPDLLVTSTITLDEAPAALAALGTAPGAGVTVIRPWA from the coding sequence ATGCGGGCTGTGGTGTTCGAGCGGTACGGGGAACCGGCCGAGGTGCGGGAGCTGCCCGATCCGCGACCCGCCGCCCACCAGGTGGTCGTACGGGTCGAGGCCACCGGCCTGTGCCGCAGCGACTGGCACGGCTGGATGGGCCACGACCCGGACATCACCCTGCCGCACGTGCCCGGGCATGAACTCGCCGGCGTGGTGGAGAGCGCCGGGAGCCGGGTGACCGGGTGGCGGGCGGGCGACCGGGTCACCGTCCCCTTCGTGTGCGGCTGCGGCAGCTGCCCGTCCTGCGCGGCGGGCGACCACCAGGTGTGCGAGCGGCAGACCCAGCCCGGCTTCACGCACTGGGGCTCCTTCGCCCAGTACGTGGCCCTGGACCACGCCGACGTCAACCTGGTCGCGCTCCCCGACGACCTGTCGTACGCCACCGCGGCCGCCCTCGGCTGCCGGTTCGCCACCGCGTTCCGGGCGGTGGTGCGGCAGGGCCGGGTCGCGGCGGGGGAGTGGGTGGCGGTGCACGGCTGCGGAGGCGTGGGCCTCTCGGCGGTGATGATCGCGGCGGCGAGCGGGGCCCGGGTGGTGGCGGTGGACGTCTCACCGGCGGCCCTGGACCTGGCCCGCCGCTTCGGTGCGGCGGCGTGCGTCGACGCCCGCGAGGCGCCGGACACCGCGGCGGCGGTCCGTGAGCTGACCGGGGGCGGCGCCCACCTCTCCCTCGACGCGCTCGGCTCCCCCGCCACCTGCGCGGCCTCGGTGAACGGCCTGCGCCGCCGCGGACGTCACGTCCAGGTCGGCCTGCTCCCCTCGGCGGACGGCACGACACCCGTCCCGCTGGGCCGCGCCATCGCCCTGGAACTGGAGATCCTGGGCAGCCACGGCATGGCCGCCCACGCCTACCCGCAGATGCTGGAGCTGGTCCGGACCGGGATGCTGCGTCCCGACCTGCTGGTCACGTCGACGATCACCCTGGACGAGGCCCCGGCCGCCCTGGCCGCCCTCGGCACGGCGCCCGGCGCGGGGGTGACGGTCATCCGTCCGTGGGCGTGA
- a CDS encoding MMPL family transporter, whose protein sequence is MTEVNSPPRPGGWTRFVTARPGLSLLAALVLTVLAVLAGSGVAERLGSGGWEDPAAQSTYATKALEREFPGSQPNLLLLLDAGDASVDDPAVTAEANRLTARLAAEKGVVGVGSYWQAKASGTSSSLRAKDGHEALIAARITGDEKTMGETLDRIAPALRGTHGPVEVSIGGGVAVRHEMQTVIQEDLTRAEVIALPITLVLLVMVFGSAVAALLPLGIGIVAILGTNAVLSGLTRFTDVSIFAMNLTTALGLGLAIDYALFIVRRFREELATGADPAAAIGTTLRTAGRTVLFSALTVAVSLAAMLLFPQYFLRSFAYAGMAVVLLAAAAALILLPAALILLGERVNSLDLRRLLRRGRTAAARGGEGAEGDGRLWGRTADLVMRRAPFFALATTAVLVLLGVPFLGVKFGTADDRQLPSSAESHVVQQHIRDGFPGSPGGGLEVLAEGRATPAQYTAYKERVAALPEVARVDGPLVKGDTAYFTVLPKGEAVDEEAQRLVRDLRATAAPFGTKVTGTAAVLVDSKHAIGARLPWAAAFIAVVTLLLVFLLTGSVLIPLQAVLLNALSLTAMFGAVVWVFQDGHLSGLLGFTSPGSIETTLPVLMFCVAFGLSMDYGVFLLSRIKEEYDRTGDHAGAVALGLRRTGGLITAAAVILAVVMVAIGTSRVTNTKMLGLGIALAVLMDAMVVRSLLVPAVMRLTGRATWWAPAPLRAFHRRFGLSEGEGGAARPAPDAEAPSGPAGRERDTADAHH, encoded by the coding sequence ATGACCGAAGTCAACAGCCCACCCCGCCCCGGCGGCTGGACCCGCTTCGTGACCGCCCGGCCCGGGTTGTCGCTGCTCGCGGCCCTGGTGCTGACCGTGCTCGCGGTGCTCGCCGGCAGCGGGGTCGCCGAGCGGCTCGGCAGCGGCGGCTGGGAGGACCCCGCCGCGCAGTCCACGTACGCGACCAAGGCCCTGGAGCGGGAGTTCCCCGGCTCGCAGCCCAACCTCCTGCTCCTGCTCGACGCGGGCGACGCCTCGGTCGACGACCCGGCCGTGACCGCCGAGGCGAACCGCCTCACCGCGCGTCTGGCCGCCGAGAAGGGCGTCGTGGGCGTCGGCTCCTACTGGCAGGCGAAGGCGTCCGGCACGTCCTCCTCGCTGCGCGCGAAGGACGGCCACGAGGCGCTGATAGCCGCCCGCATCACCGGCGACGAGAAGACGATGGGCGAGACGCTCGACCGCATCGCCCCCGCCCTGCGCGGCACGCACGGGCCGGTGGAGGTGAGCATCGGCGGCGGCGTCGCCGTGCGCCACGAGATGCAGACCGTCATCCAGGAGGACCTGACGCGCGCCGAGGTGATCGCCCTGCCGATCACACTGGTGCTGCTGGTGATGGTGTTCGGCAGCGCCGTCGCCGCGCTGCTGCCGCTCGGCATCGGCATCGTCGCGATCCTCGGCACCAACGCGGTCCTCAGCGGCCTCACCCGCTTCACCGACGTCTCCATCTTCGCGATGAACCTCACCACGGCCCTGGGCCTCGGCCTCGCCATCGACTACGCCCTGTTCATCGTCCGCCGCTTCCGGGAGGAGCTCGCCACCGGCGCCGACCCCGCGGCCGCCATCGGCACCACCCTGCGCACGGCCGGCCGTACGGTCCTGTTCTCCGCGCTCACCGTCGCCGTGTCCCTGGCGGCGATGCTCCTCTTCCCGCAGTACTTCCTGCGCTCCTTCGCCTACGCCGGCATGGCCGTGGTCCTGCTGGCCGCCGCGGCCGCGCTGATCCTGCTCCCCGCCGCGCTGATCCTGCTGGGCGAGCGCGTCAACTCCCTGGACCTGCGCCGGCTGCTGCGCAGGGGGCGGACCGCCGCGGCCCGGGGCGGGGAGGGCGCCGAGGGGGACGGCAGGCTCTGGGGCCGCACGGCGGACCTGGTCATGCGCCGGGCCCCGTTCTTCGCTCTGGCCACCACGGCCGTCCTCGTCCTGCTCGGGGTGCCCTTCCTCGGCGTGAAGTTCGGCACGGCCGACGACCGCCAGCTGCCCTCCTCGGCCGAGTCCCACGTGGTGCAGCAGCACATCAGGGACGGCTTTCCGGGCAGCCCCGGCGGTGGCCTGGAGGTCCTCGCCGAGGGCAGGGCGACCCCGGCCCAGTACACCGCCTACAAGGAGCGCGTGGCGGCGCTGCCCGAGGTCGCCCGGGTCGACGGCCCGCTCGTGAAGGGCGACACGGCGTACTTCACGGTGCTGCCCAAGGGCGAGGCCGTCGACGAGGAGGCCCAGCGCCTGGTGCGCGACCTGCGCGCCACCGCCGCCCCGTTCGGGACGAAGGTGACGGGCACGGCGGCCGTCCTGGTCGACTCCAAGCACGCGATCGGTGCCCGGCTGCCCTGGGCGGCGGCCTTCATCGCGGTCGTCACCCTGCTCCTGGTCTTCCTCCTGACCGGCAGTGTGCTGATACCGCTCCAGGCGGTCCTGCTCAACGCGCTCAGCCTGACGGCGATGTTCGGCGCCGTGGTGTGGGTCTTCCAGGACGGCCACCTCTCCGGCCTGCTCGGCTTCACCAGCCCCGGATCCATCGAGACCACCCTCCCCGTCCTGATGTTCTGCGTGGCCTTCGGCCTCTCGATGGACTACGGAGTGTTCCTGCTCTCCCGCATCAAGGAGGAGTACGACCGCACGGGCGACCACGCGGGGGCGGTCGCCCTCGGCCTGCGCCGCACGGGCGGGCTGATCACGGCGGCGGCGGTCATCCTGGCGGTGGTCATGGTCGCGATCGGCACCTCGCGGGTCACCAACACCAAGATGCTCGGTCTGGGCATCGCCCTGGCGGTTCTCATGGACGCGATGGTGGTCCGCAGCCTCCTGGTCCCGGCCGTCATGCGGCTCACGGGCCGGGCCACCTGGTGGGCGCCGGCGCCCCTGCGCGCGTTCCACCGGAGGTTCGGGCTGAGCGAGGGCGAGGGCGGGGCCGCACGGCCCGCGCCGGACGCGGAGGCCCCGTCCGGCCCCGCCGGGCGCGAGCGGGACACGGCCGACGCGCATCATTAG
- a CDS encoding TetR family transcriptional regulator has product MAESQEKEQPRRRQARGERRIAQLLQAAASVFCTTGYTAASTNAIAREAGVSPGTLYQFFPNKEAIAIELGDRLMHEMRDTYGEALAPVDPATPLEEAVGAAVDRFIAFNCDHPVFFALMHGPDIPGHIAEEHDALHATLLARIEGLLSSLLPDAPPADLSRTAHMCLGLYKAGLELVLGHDGAERDAYVRELKNVLIRYLEPLVGDRLGAPQDSGAGACAAS; this is encoded by the coding sequence GTGGCCGAGAGCCAGGAGAAGGAACAGCCGCGGCGCCGCCAGGCGCGCGGCGAGCGGCGCATCGCACAGCTCCTCCAAGCGGCGGCCAGCGTCTTCTGCACGACCGGCTACACCGCCGCCAGCACCAACGCCATCGCCCGCGAGGCGGGCGTCTCCCCGGGGACGCTCTACCAGTTCTTCCCGAACAAGGAAGCGATCGCGATCGAGCTGGGCGACCGGCTGATGCACGAGATGCGCGACACCTACGGCGAGGCGCTCGCGCCGGTCGACCCCGCGACCCCGCTGGAGGAGGCCGTCGGCGCGGCCGTGGACCGGTTCATCGCCTTCAACTGCGACCACCCGGTGTTCTTCGCGCTGATGCACGGGCCCGACATCCCCGGCCACATCGCCGAGGAGCACGACGCGCTGCACGCCACGCTGCTCGCCCGCATCGAGGGCCTGCTCTCCTCCCTGCTGCCGGACGCGCCCCCCGCCGACCTCTCCCGCACCGCCCACATGTGCCTGGGCCTGTACAAGGCCGGCCTGGAACTGGTCCTGGGGCACGACGGCGCCGAGCGGGACGCCTACGTGCGGGAGCTGAAGAACGTACTGATCCGCTACCTCGAACCGCTGGTGGGCGACCGGCTGGGCGCCCCGCAGGACAGCGGCGCCGGAGCCTGCGCAGCCTCGTAG
- a CDS encoding heavy-metal-associated domain-containing protein — MTARTDTPGSVTTVYKVSGMSCGHCEGAVSGELSELSGVTSVKAVASTGEVTVVSASALDEEAVRAAVDEAGFELVGRA; from the coding sequence ATGACCGCTCGAACCGACACCCCGGGCTCCGTCACCACCGTCTACAAGGTGAGCGGCATGAGCTGCGGTCACTGCGAAGGCGCCGTCTCCGGCGAACTCTCCGAACTCTCCGGCGTCACCTCCGTGAAGGCCGTCGCCTCGACCGGCGAGGTCACGGTCGTCTCCGCTTCCGCACTCGACGAGGAGGCCGTGCGCGCCGCCGTCGACGAGGCCGGCTTCGAACTCGTCGGCCGCGCCTGA
- a CDS encoding heavy metal translocating P-type ATPase, giving the protein MTSTATETPTAGQSAPDTEVELLIGGMTCASCAARVEKKLNRMDGVTATVNYATERARVSYPAGTEVADLIATVVKTGYTAEEPEPAPQPEQAAEDTPRDPGLDALRHRLLVSTLLAAPVVLLAMIPSLQFDNWQWLSLTLAAPVVVWGGAPLHKAAWTNLRHGAATMDTLVSVGTLAALGWSLWALFFGDAGMPGMRHPFELTVSRTDGASTIYLEVAAGVTVFILLGRYLEARSKRRAGAALRALMELGAKDVTVLRGGKEIRIPVDRLAVGDRFVVRPGEKVATDGTVVEGASAVDASMLTGESVPVDVGPGDAVTGATVNAAGRLVVEATRIGSDTRLARMARLVEDAQNGKAEVQRLADRISGIFVPVVLLIALATFGGWLAATGDAVAAFTAAVAVLIIACPCALGLATPTALMVGTGRGAQLGILIKGPEVLESTRRVDTVVLDKTGTVTTGRMTLQEVYAADGTDEPQLLRLAGALEHASEHPVARAVAAGAADRVGELPAAERFENVPGRGVRGLVEGREVAAGRLFDTVPDDVARARSEAERRGRTAVVVGWDGVARGVLAVADAVKETSAEAVRELRALGLTPVLLTGDNQAVAEAVAEAVGIDRVIAEVLPEDKVDVVRRLQDDGRVVAMVGDGVNDAAALATADLGLAMGTGTDAAIEASDLTLVRGDLRVAADAIRLSRRTLTTIKGNLVWAFGYNVAALPLAAAGLLNPMIAGAAMAFSSVFVVTNSLRLRSFR; this is encoded by the coding sequence ATGACCAGCACCGCCACGGAAACCCCGACAGCCGGACAGTCCGCCCCGGACACCGAGGTCGAACTGCTCATCGGCGGAATGACCTGCGCCTCCTGCGCGGCCCGCGTCGAGAAGAAGCTCAACCGCATGGACGGCGTCACCGCGACCGTCAACTACGCGACGGAGCGGGCCAGGGTCAGCTACCCGGCCGGGACCGAGGTCGCCGACCTGATCGCCACCGTGGTGAAGACCGGGTACACGGCCGAGGAACCCGAGCCCGCGCCGCAACCGGAGCAGGCCGCCGAGGACACCCCCCGGGACCCCGGACTCGACGCACTGCGCCACCGGCTCCTCGTCTCGACGCTGCTCGCCGCACCCGTCGTCCTGCTCGCGATGATCCCCTCGCTCCAGTTCGACAACTGGCAGTGGCTCTCCCTGACGCTCGCCGCGCCCGTCGTCGTATGGGGCGGCGCACCGCTGCACAAGGCCGCCTGGACGAACCTGCGGCACGGCGCGGCCACCATGGACACCCTGGTCTCCGTGGGCACGCTGGCGGCGCTCGGCTGGTCGCTGTGGGCGCTGTTCTTCGGCGACGCGGGCATGCCCGGCATGCGCCACCCCTTCGAACTCACCGTCTCGCGCACGGACGGCGCCTCCACGATCTATCTGGAGGTCGCCGCCGGCGTCACCGTCTTCATCCTGCTCGGCCGCTACCTGGAGGCCCGCTCCAAGCGGCGCGCGGGGGCGGCGCTGCGGGCCCTGATGGAGCTGGGCGCGAAGGACGTGACGGTGCTGCGCGGCGGGAAGGAGATACGGATCCCGGTCGACCGGCTGGCGGTCGGCGACCGCTTCGTCGTCCGGCCCGGGGAGAAGGTCGCCACCGACGGGACGGTCGTGGAGGGCGCCTCCGCCGTGGACGCCTCGATGCTCACCGGCGAGTCGGTGCCGGTGGACGTGGGACCCGGTGACGCCGTCACGGGCGCCACGGTGAACGCGGCCGGCCGGCTGGTCGTCGAGGCCACCCGGATCGGCTCGGACACCCGCCTGGCGCGCATGGCACGGCTGGTCGAGGACGCCCAGAACGGCAAGGCGGAGGTGCAGCGGCTGGCCGACCGGATCTCCGGGATCTTCGTGCCCGTGGTGCTGCTGATCGCGCTCGCCACCTTCGGCGGCTGGCTCGCCGCGACGGGCGACGCGGTCGCCGCGTTCACCGCCGCCGTCGCGGTCCTGATCATCGCCTGCCCCTGCGCGCTCGGGCTCGCCACGCCCACGGCGCTGATGGTCGGCACCGGGCGCGGCGCCCAGCTCGGCATCCTCATCAAGGGACCCGAGGTCCTGGAGTCCACGCGCCGCGTCGACACCGTCGTGCTCGACAAGACCGGGACCGTCACCACCGGCCGGATGACCCTCCAGGAGGTGTACGCCGCCGACGGCACCGACGAACCGCAGCTGCTGCGGCTCGCGGGGGCCCTCGAGCACGCCTCCGAGCACCCGGTCGCCCGGGCGGTGGCCGCGGGCGCCGCGGACCGGGTCGGGGAGCTGCCGGCGGCCGAGCGGTTCGAGAACGTCCCCGGGCGCGGGGTGCGCGGGCTCGTGGAGGGCCGTGAGGTGGCCGCGGGACGGCTCTTCGACACGGTCCCGGACGACGTGGCGCGCGCGAGGAGCGAGGCGGAGCGGCGCGGCCGTACGGCCGTCGTCGTGGGGTGGGACGGTGTGGCGCGCGGTGTGCTCGCGGTCGCCGACGCGGTCAAGGAGACCAGCGCCGAGGCGGTGCGCGAGCTGCGCGCGCTGGGGCTCACCCCGGTGCTGCTGACCGGGGACAACCAGGCGGTCGCCGAGGCCGTCGCCGAGGCCGTGGGGATCGACCGGGTGATCGCCGAGGTGCTGCCCGAGGACAAGGTCGACGTCGTACGGCGGCTCCAGGACGACGGGCGGGTGGTCGCCATGGTCGGCGACGGCGTCAACGACGCGGCGGCGCTCGCCACCGCCGACCTGGGGCTCGCCATGGGCACGGGCACGGACGCGGCGATCGAGGCGAGCGACCTGACGCTGGTGCGGGGGGATCTGCGGGTGGCGGCGGACGCCATCCGGCTGTCCCGGCGCACCCTCACCACCATCAAGGGCAACCTGGTGTGGGCGTTCGGCTACAACGTGGCCGCGCTGCCGCTGGCCGCCGCGGGACTGCTGAACCCGATGATCGCGGGGGCGGCGATGGCGTTCTCGTCGGTGTTCGTGGTCACCAACAGCCTGCGGCTGCGCTCGTTCAGGTGA
- a CDS encoding citrate synthase translates to MSEHTNNAVVLRFGDGEYTYPVIDSTVGDKGFDIGKLRAQTGLVTLDSGYGNTAAYKSAITYLDGEQGILRYRGYPIEQLAERSTFLEVAYLLINGELPTVDELSVFKSDITQHTLLHEDVKNFYRGFPRDAHPMAMLSSVVSALSTFYQDSHNPFDEKQRNLSTIRLLAKLPTIAAYAYKKSIGHPFVYPRNDLGYVENFLRMTFSVPAQEYELDPVVVSALDKLLILHADHEQNCSTSTVRLVGSSQANMFASISAGISALWGPLHGGANQSVLEMLEGIQANGGDVDSFIRKVKNKEDGVRLMGFGHRVYKSFDPRAKIIKAAAHDVLSALGKSDELLDIALKLEEHALSDDYFVSRNLYPNVDFYTGLIYRAMGFPTEMFTVLFALGRLPGWIAQWHEMIKEPGSRIGRPRQIYTGVVERDFVPVEER, encoded by the coding sequence GTGAGCGAGCACACCAACAACGCTGTAGTACTGCGGTTCGGCGACGGCGAGTACACCTACCCGGTGATCGACAGCACCGTCGGCGACAAGGGCTTCGACATCGGGAAGCTCCGCGCCCAGACCGGTCTGGTGACCCTGGACAGCGGCTACGGCAACACGGCCGCCTATAAATCCGCCATCACCTACCTCGACGGCGAACAGGGCATCCTCCGGTACCGCGGCTACCCGATCGAGCAGCTGGCCGAGCGGTCGACCTTCCTCGAGGTGGCCTACCTGCTGATCAACGGCGAGCTGCCGACCGTCGACGAGCTCTCCGTCTTCAAGAGCGACATCACCCAGCACACCCTGCTGCACGAGGACGTCAAGAACTTCTACCGCGGCTTCCCGCGCGACGCCCACCCGATGGCCATGCTGTCCTCGGTGGTGTCCGCGCTGTCCACGTTCTACCAGGACAGCCACAACCCGTTCGACGAGAAGCAGCGCAACCTCTCCACGATCCGGCTGCTCGCCAAGCTCCCGACGATCGCCGCGTACGCCTACAAGAAGTCGATCGGCCACCCGTTCGTCTACCCGCGCAACGACCTCGGCTACGTCGAGAACTTCCTGCGCATGACGTTCTCGGTGCCGGCCCAGGAGTACGAGCTCGACCCGGTCGTCGTCTCCGCGCTCGACAAGCTGCTCATCCTGCACGCGGACCACGAGCAGAACTGCTCGACGTCCACGGTCCGTCTGGTCGGTTCGTCCCAGGCCAACATGTTCGCGTCGATCTCGGCCGGCATCTCCGCGCTGTGGGGCCCGCTGCACGGCGGCGCCAACCAGTCCGTGCTGGAGATGCTCGAGGGCATCCAGGCCAACGGCGGCGACGTCGACTCCTTCATCCGCAAGGTGAAGAACAAGGAGGACGGCGTCCGCCTGATGGGCTTCGGCCACCGGGTGTACAAGTCCTTCGACCCGCGCGCGAAGATCATCAAGGCGGCCGCGCACGACGTCCTGTCGGCCCTCGGCAAGTCCGACGAGCTGCTGGACATCGCCCTGAAGCTCGAGGAGCACGCGCTCTCCGACGACTACTTCGTCTCGCGCAACCTCTACCCGAACGTCGACTTCTACACCGGCCTGATCTACCGCGCCATGGGCTTCCCGACCGAGATGTTCACGGTCCTGTTCGCCCTCGGCCGGCTGCCGGGCTGGATCGCCCAGTGGCACGAGATGATCAAGGAGCCGGGTTCCCGCATCGGCCGCCCGCGCCAGATCTACACGGGCGTCGTCGAGCGTGACTTCGTGCCCGTCGAGGAGCGCTGA